Proteins from a genomic interval of Candidatus Binataceae bacterium:
- a CDS encoding NAD(P)-dependent oxidoreductase has product MRIGFIGLGNMGGPMALNLLKAGHSLMVYDVRREAAEPQLAAGARWAESPAAAAADCDLVMTSLPGPKEIEEVALGEGGIMSGLARGAIYADLSTNSPAVIRRLNAAFKVKGIEVLDAPVSGGVPGARNATLAVMVGGDRAAFDKVKPALDAIGDKVSYIGASGAGSVAKLVHNMIAICSTQLLAEAFTMGVRAGVAPEALLKVVQDGAYGQGMLLAGTMPKMVFRGNFDRVTFALKLARKDLGLATEVGRELNVPMPLASLVEQDFLAALANGLGEKDSTAAVTIQENRAGVKIRT; this is encoded by the coding sequence ATGCGTATCGGATTCATCGGTCTTGGCAACATGGGCGGGCCGATGGCGCTTAACCTGCTGAAGGCCGGCCACTCGCTCATGGTTTACGATGTTCGCCGCGAGGCTGCTGAGCCGCAGCTCGCGGCGGGAGCGCGATGGGCCGAGTCGCCCGCCGCTGCTGCTGCCGATTGCGATCTCGTCATGACCTCGCTACCCGGACCCAAGGAGATCGAGGAAGTTGCGCTGGGCGAGGGTGGAATCATGAGCGGCCTCGCGCGCGGCGCGATCTACGCCGATCTCTCAACTAACTCGCCCGCGGTGATTCGACGTCTTAACGCCGCATTCAAAGTGAAAGGCATCGAAGTGCTCGATGCGCCCGTGAGCGGCGGCGTTCCTGGCGCGCGCAATGCGACGCTGGCGGTGATGGTCGGCGGCGATCGCGCGGCCTTCGACAAGGTCAAACCTGCGCTCGATGCGATCGGTGATAAAGTTTCTTACATCGGCGCGAGCGGCGCGGGCTCGGTCGCCAAGCTCGTTCACAACATGATCGCGATCTGCTCGACGCAGCTCCTGGCCGAGGCTTTCACGATGGGCGTGAGGGCTGGCGTCGCGCCCGAGGCTCTCCTCAAAGTTGTGCAGGATGGCGCGTATGGGCAGGGGATGCTGCTCGCGGGCACGATGCCGAAGATGGTGTTTCGCGGCAACTTCGATCGCGTGACGTTCGCGCTCAAGCTCGCGCGCAAAGACCTGGGCCTCGCGACCGAAGTCGGACGCGAGCTCAACGTGCCGATGCCGCTGGCGAGTCTCGTCGAGCAGGATTTTCTCGCCGCGCTGGCCAACGGCCTCGGAGAGAAGGACTCCACCGCCGCGGTGACGATCCAGGAGAACCGCGCCGGAGTGAAAATCCGCACTTAG
- a CDS encoding glucose 1-dehydrogenase, with protein sequence MDRLKGKIALITGGARGQGAAEARIFVREGAKVAIADVLDREARELADSINHSAAASVALATHLDVSRAADWRSAIQLCEKQFGGLDILINNAGILSFNRIEDTTEEEWDAIVAVNQKGVWLGMKEAVPAIRKRGSGAIVNISSIYGMIGSGGAAAYHGTKGAVRILSKVAAVHYAPDNIRVNSVHPGVIKTPMTDIIPSDELAMIAAMAPMKRAGTPEEVANVVLFLASDEASFVTGAEFVVDGGYTAV encoded by the coding sequence ATGGACCGTCTCAAGGGAAAGATCGCACTCATTACCGGAGGTGCCCGCGGACAAGGCGCGGCCGAGGCCAGAATTTTCGTTCGCGAAGGAGCGAAGGTTGCGATTGCTGACGTTCTCGATCGCGAAGCGCGCGAGCTTGCCGATTCGATCAATCACAGTGCCGCTGCGTCCGTTGCGCTAGCAACTCATCTCGACGTGAGTCGCGCCGCTGACTGGCGCTCCGCCATCCAGCTCTGCGAAAAACAGTTTGGCGGTCTCGATATCCTGATCAATAACGCCGGAATACTAAGTTTCAACCGGATTGAAGATACGACCGAAGAAGAATGGGACGCCATCGTCGCGGTCAATCAAAAGGGCGTCTGGCTCGGCATGAAAGAAGCCGTGCCTGCAATCCGCAAACGCGGCAGCGGCGCGATAGTCAATATATCTTCAATCTATGGAATGATCGGCTCGGGCGGCGCCGCCGCGTACCACGGCACCAAGGGCGCAGTTCGAATACTAAGTAAAGTCGCCGCCGTCCATTACGCACCCGACAATATCCGCGTGAACTCAGTGCATCCCGGCGTAATCAAAACGCCAATGACCGACATAATACCAAGCGATGAGCTCGCAATGATCGCCGCGATGGCCCCGATGAAGCGTGCCGGCACCCCCGAAGAAGTCGCCAACGTAGTCCTGTTCTTGGCCTCCGACGAAGCCTCCTTCGTAACCGGGGCAGAATTCGTAGTCGATGGCGGATACACCGCCGTCTAA